Part of the Plasmodium knowlesi strain H genome assembly, chromosome: 11 genome is shown below.
attaatatttttgagAAAATGTTTTTGGACCATATGAATGTACTAAgcttaatattttcaaatggAACTGATCTGTTTGCATCAGATGtcattgttttttctctactTCGCTCAATGAATATGAATCTGTTATCATATATGAGTAGGTGATTACCTACACTTggtaggaaggaaaagaatacgttttttttatttttgtcatttAGCATTTGTGTTTTTAAGCTAAGGTGTCTACTAATTATACCTTTCTTTACAATGTATTCTAGAACCCAATAATATGCATTATCATTGATTGTAATTTCGAGCGatgtaaacatattttttttcactgcaTGATAGATGTAGCTGTTTAGCCTGTTAGCTACGGTGACGAATGCTCCCACTGagattattccaacacctgCACTGAAGTACTCATTTTTTGTgatgttcttaaaaatggaTTCTATGAACCCGTTTCCGTTTTCGGTGCTTCCGCTGTTTACTATACTCGGCTGTTTCTCCCCGCCGCCATCGTACCCCTTGTTCATCATGAGCTTCTGCATCTGTGCGGGATTTTGTGCCTTGAAAATGATGGGCGGGGGATGCTCctcatttggggggggggaagaggtTCTCTCTCTTGTTGGTGATTATAGCCTATCTGCCAGGGGCGCTACTTCGCTCAAATGTGCGCTTTTGCTGATGCCTATTTTTGCGCTTTTCTCtgttttgttgtttttttggtttgttttttcgttcgttcgttcattcgttcgttcgttcattcgttcgttcgttcattcgttcgttcgttcattcgttcgttcgttttttgttttgttagTTGCCCTCTGATTACGGAGCAACCGAATTTGTGATTTGCCGTAGCCTCCCCTGTTTATCCAACGAGAGTGCAGCGACCACGTCCAGTTGGGCAGGGGCGAATCTGTAAAATTgtgcacgttttttttttttttttttttttttttttacaattttttaaaattacgCATCGCCTAGCAACGGatcaaattttatttaatcaAATCAAATTTCATCGGGTCGTATCGCCCTTGCCTAGTGAAAGCCACACACATACCCCGGGTGACAAAGGAACGGCAGTGCGGGTAGATcacccctcttttttttggcaaattATTCCTTTGCACCCCGGAGAAAGAAATGGTGAATGTAGTGTTTATTTTGTGGAATGACGTTTTCCGTAGATGGGGTCGCAGCGCTGAATGTGGAACTACCTCTTTCTCCCGCTGGTTGATACgaatgttatatttttttttttttttttccatttgatgGGATCCTTAGTTGTTTATGTATGAACACATGTGTGGGTTGTGACACCCCACTGatgcacatgcatatgtacatgtgacCAATTCGATAGAACCTATGATGGAACTGCAACCAAGAACGAAAATGAGCTGAAGTGgctgtttcttttttatttgcctACCCTACCATGTGACTTATTCCCGTTTGATGCGCTGCGGAATGGAGCCTACCGGATAGGCCGCTCATTAGGATAATAAGGAGTGGTAACATGTACGAACGACtattaaggggggggggggggacctGCCATTAAGTTACATAAGTGACTGTACATAAGTGACTGTACATAAGTGACTGTACATAAGTGACTGTACAAGAGTGGTTGGTGTGGAGATAATTTTTAGGTGCCCTGATGAAGTGGAGCAGTCTCTTCCGTGAGACATTCCTTCTTGTGGGTTGCGTACGCACCTAGAGTGAGATCCTCTCTTTTCATAACTCTGGTGGGAAAGCAATCCATCGAAATGAAGCTCAGCTGTGCGTGGCCCCTTTGTGGTCTCACACGTGAAGTTGTGCGTTGTATGCACGGTGGGTCAGACTCATTCAAACGACTATATAACATGTCGCACTTTTAAAGAacgggaaaaagaaaaaccagATGGATCGTTTACAAGTGACATGTCTTAGCAGATATGGAACAAAGGAGACGGTGTCATGACAATGAAGAAttttcccgtttttttttttttttttttttttttttttttttttttttcctcataaaAGGGTATGTAAGTACTGTTGTGATGGGTCTACAAAGGAGAGTTTTCAATTATCTCTTTACGGAGTTGTTTTTCGAAAATGCAATACGGGACCTGTTTTCCTTTGCTATCTTCATGGAGGATAAGGCCGACGATGAGGAGAAGGGTGAGTCGGCAGTGCATAGTCGTAATTCgtagttttcttttcttttttttttttttctaaagggGGCATAGCAGAAGAATCAATCAATCCTTCGTGTGAAAATGTTAAGGGATAAACTTTTCCCCCGCGCAAGTGAAcccctctttctttttgtatGCGCCTGGACTACTTTTACAgacggggaaaaaaaaaaaaaaattctctctCTTAATACGTATGATGATGAACAGGAGGAACGAATGTTTACAAGgatgaattttttgaaacgattttaaatgattaaaaaggggaaggacaaaataaaaaaaaaaaaaaaaaaaaaaaagttccgaGTTGGGGGCGTAAAGCATGCGCAGCATTGTTGAAAATTGTCACCAAGGGCAAGTTTCGTTTCGTTTCgtttactttcctttttttttatttttattttattttttttattattttattttttttttattttatttcattttatatatttctttggCACTGATTTGCAATGTGGGAATGCTAATAGGGGGatgaaagatgaaaaagatgTACGACGACAGCTAACCCCTCACTGCTCGTGGAACACTTGCGCGGAAGAGCGTACTTGCAATCcatgttttgaaaaaaaagttacctGCTCGTTGTTAGTGATTTGTGCCTGTGGCGAACATTCCACCAGGGCGAAGGAACCCACAAGTGGTGAGAGGAGCATTTGGTGTTTGGGCCAAAGGTTTGTCGAGTGGGAAGTGAGATTATTAAAAGAAGGGTTGTTCGTTTGAGAGAGGGGGCTATTGCGTTGTTTCAAAAAGAGAGCGTGGCGCGCATCGTATAGACTagtgggaagaaggaaagagaaaaataaataagcaaataggcAAATAAGCGAATAggcaaataagcaaataagcaaataggcaaataagcaaataagcaaataggcaaataaggaaataagcaaataaacaaataagcaaataggcaaataagcaaataggcaaataagcaaataggcaaataagcaaataggcaaataagcaaataagcaaataggcaaataagcaaataggcaaataaggaaataagcaaataagcaaataagcaaataggcaaataagcaaataagcaaataggcaaataagcaaataggcaaataaggaaataagcaaataagcaaataagcaaataggcaaataagcaaataggcaaataaggaaataagcaaataagcaaataagcaaataggcaaataagcaaataagcaaataggcaaataagcaaataggcaaataaggaaataagcaaataagcaaataagcaaataggcaaataagcaaataagcaaataggcaaataaataaagaaagaaataaagaaagaagcaaataaataaaacagttATCCAGGGCACGTAggaatatatgtacatacgtgaaTACGCGTGAAGGTCGTTCGAGGGAGGGGTAAGTCTGTGAGCCCCGTGGGAGTCTCCTGTCGGCCGAGTTCGCTGTATTCTGTTtgagctagccatttttttgtagcaGTGAGCGTGGACACTGCGTAGTTACTTCTTCACAAGGAGATTGCATTGTCCGTGTTAGGGGTTGGCGTAAAAATGGAGGGCCACCGAAGATTCCACATGCAGGATAATTACGACATGAGCATGAACAGGAACTGTGAGCCCAATGGAAGTTATTTCGAGGGTATGGGGGGGATGCAGAACGGGTTGTACTACAACACTTATGAGGACGATCAGAGGGGAAATTTCTCCatgggaagagaaggaaatgttTACATGGGAAATAAGAGGGGGATGATGGGGGATGGTGGTCTGCAAGGAGGGAGAGGCATGCAGAGTGATAGCACCTCACCTGACGTAATTTACAATAGGAATTTTAATATAAATAGCAGTCAAAATTATAATACAGGAGGTTACCACCCATCCTATAACAGCGACTACAGTGGAATGAACTATCAAATGATGAATACCAGTGGAAGTGCTAACTACGCCGGGAGTATGATGAATATGTCTTCACCTAATCCATACCCAAATGATGAATACGTGCTGAATAGGAAAGCTGCGAAAATACTTTACATACATAATATAACGAGCAGGTTAGCGGACGAGAATTTTATATATAGTCTTTGTTCTGTGTATGGAAATGTAGAATCTGTGAGCTAcatgaagggaaagaattTATTTATTGTAAAATTCGAATGCTCCGATAGTGCCCTCAGTGCCTACAAATACTTACCTACTCATTTTAAAAGTATACATTTGGAGCTACGGAACGAGTCCAGAAAAATAAGTTATTTTAATGAAAAGGCTAACagtaataaatatatttctccaAATatatcggaaaaaaaattcctttctcTAAGTATTGAAAAGAGAGAACATATAATGAGTATTAAGCAGAAAGAACTCCTTCGCAAATGTAAGGAGAAACTAAACCAGTACATTAATATGTttaacaataaaaatataactgAGGGAACTAAGGAGAAACTCAAGTGTCTTATTGATCATTTGAAGACAAGGATAGAGGCACTGAACAATGAGTGTTCTGGCGGAAAGCTTTTGGGGGGTAACTCTTCTAGTGGTACGCCATTTAATAATTATGACACGGGAGCTCTAGGGATCGTCAGAGGGAGGGAGCTCTCAGGAGGAAGCCtaaataggaaaaataacCCAATcgggggaggaggaggaggaggaggaggagccAAGTCCATAAGAGGGATTACAGGATCGATGGATCCGATGAACTCCTCAAGCACGACGATAAAAATTAACTACATGAGTAACATGAAAAACAACGAACAATTAGGTAATTATATTGCACAAAACAACTCCATCTTCCTGAACGAGCATATTTGCtacttttctttgttttcctttggaGAGAGATACGCCATCATTAAATATAATAACGAGAATATTGCCCGAAATGTATTTAAGAACTGCAAAATGTATAACATAAATGTGGAGTTCGTTCAGGATGATGCGGATGGATACATGGCCAGTTAAAGTGGTGCGATGGCAACATGGCAGGGTTCACCTCGAGAAATATCAAACTGAATCCACTAGGGGGTACTTGCACAATGTGAATATTATGCTATTtgtggtcttttttttttttttttttttttttaaatagtaAAATACGCGCGAGTGTGCGGTGGGGCGGTTTCTTCGTCTTCCCTTTTAAATGAGCAACATTAGCGCACGTTTGAtgagtatttttttcaaccttTTGGCGCTTGGGCCTCTCCATGTGATAACCATGTTTGTTGTCCTGTCAGCGGAGTCGCACATATTTTGTTAGTGCGGGTCTGTAAACCCGCACGCTCTGCGGTTGATGTCGCATGTCGCCACGTTAGTTGATAAATGTTTACGATTCCTTCAATTGTCCCTTCTCACAGACACACATAGGAAGTGCAATCCGGGGCGtaaatttaaagaaaggTTTGTGcatgttttcttttcgtttGATTAAAAGTGGGatagacataaaaaaaaaaatgttgcgaaaagaaaaaaaaaaacacgaatTGGACGTATTAGCCATAATGAAGGCTCAAACGATACGGTGGAGGACACCGCATGGACTAACCGATCAAACGATGTAGCAAAGAGGCTCCCCCAGAGAAAGGGTGTTACATGTATGCACACGgacactaaaaaaaaaagaaaaaaaaaaggaaaaagaaaaaagaaagaagaaagaagaaagaagaaagaaaaaagaaaaaagaaagaagaaagaaaaaagaaaaaagaaagaagaaagaaaaaaaaaaaaaacagccaaatTTGCGACAAAATTgagtaaaaaattatgaacaggtcagggaaaaaaaaaaaaaaaaaaaaaaaaatctataGTGTGCAACACAAATCGTCACATGCGTGTACAGGATGGGGATATCTCACAAACAGGTGTACATATTTTCAATCGACTTGAGGTTCCTACTTTTTTCCCGTTtatctttttcaatttttttttttgttttatctttttttggCTTCCCCTCCTGCACTATTCCGCTGTACACAATGTCGTGCAGGTTACTTCTCTGATGGAAGGTCGTCTCCAATTGTGCGTTTTCTCCATGAGGGTGGTTGTCCAAACGTTGGTCTGTTGGTTTGTCAGTCACTTGGTCCATCGCTTGGCCAAGCTGTTCTTCACCCGTTGGGATAGCCCCCCCGTTCTCCAATTCATCGGCGTTGTCATAGGAGAGTCCCTGAATGAGGGACGGGGCACTGTTAAGCTTTTCCAGGAGAAtctgttctttttcccttttgctgATCAAATTTTCTGTAGTTTGCATGATGGTGTCGAGGAGGACTctatttccttttatatttctGGAGGCATCAtcaagaatgttttttttttttttttttttttttctttttttatttcgtaaGTTAGCTCCAAAACCTCCCTTACCTCCCTTCAAACGGAACAAAACATATATGTCCAGAAATTCATCTAAAATGTTGATGCCCGATttgttttcactttttttaataaatatgaTATTTCCCTCCTcacaaaaattattttcgcCACCAGAAATGTGTACTTTGCTAGTATCACAGTCGGTGCTTTCTCTGGGACAGTAGTATTCCTCACTTGATTTGGCTTTCAAGTGGTTTACTTTGCTCTTAATTTCCTTGAAGTAGAAGGAGTTGTATGAggataacttctttttcacttcctttttgtattcactttttatatttccaaCGAGGTTTAAATGGTATGTTGATGGTGTACTTCCCTGGAAGGGATGCTCATCATAGTTGTGTAGGAATCGTTTGGACTCTACTAACTTGTCCGCACTTACATTCGTAAGCATGTTAGACATGATGTTGTGATGAgaaatatcttttttttcattcatcaatgggttgttatttttaattgtgttGTCCAGGAGGACGGTCTTAGGGCGGAAGCGCCACGCGAGTGCATTCAAACTATGCTCAGGATAGGGAGCGGTATAAAGCGCATTTTCCACGGGGGGGAAGTGATAACCACCCCGTGTGGCACAACATGCGTTATCACTGTCGTCAACGCAGCTTCCATCATCAAAACAGAGGAATCTTTCCTTTACGCTGATGTTGTTCATTATGAGTAACTTCTTCGTTATCGTGAAGACCAcatcgattttttttctcttcttcagAAAAATGTACTTTCTATTTATGACCAACCGGAATCTTTCAATTGGTACGTCAAAAATTAAGTTAAttaaaatgtagaaaaaggCGCTTGCGTTTTTTTCAATTATCCTTCGCTCGTATTTGCTCAGGTACTCACTGATCCTTAATCTCTTGTTTACAATGTTATTTCCGATGTGGATAATGTAGTTGGATGTCATGTTGGATGTCATGTTGGATGTCATGTTGGATATCATGTTGGATGTCATGTTGGATATTATGTTGGATGTCATGTTGGATGTCATGTTGGATGTCATGTTGGATATCATGTTGGATATCATGTTAGACGTTCGAATGGGAAGGAGGAATACAGtgattttcctccccccttccgGTTGGGAGTTCACCTTCTGGGTACCGCGCACGATGGAGTGATATACCCCTGAAGGGAGTAACAAACTGGCGCGATAACTACTTGCAGAGATCACAAGAACGCACGTTGTGGGGTGTGTGGTTCAGAAAATCCCCTGGGTATCTCCTTGGGGGGAAGGTTCCAACATTTGATTCTTCGAACGGCTAAGCGGAGCTACACACATGAACGTATTTCACGGCTAATAAAGAAAGggctacaaaaaaaaaaaaaaaaaaaaaaaaaaaaaaaaaaaaaaaaacgaacgcTACAATTGGGAATTATCCCTACCCAAACACACAACTGAAGTATTCGACGCGTGATGGGAGGAGGATCTCCATACGCAGTTAGCGCCGCggttgaaaaaaaactccacGGTGATGAATTTAAGAAGatacaaaaatgtgcatacaATGGTACACTATTAAgatgtagtttttttttttttttttcttctttttccaaaacgAGAGCTCCTTTTGGCTAGCAACACGTCATGCAATTATGTATGAACACGTGCAGgtgaaatgcaaaaaaaaaaaaaaaaaaaaaaaaaacatcatctACGTGAGGATGTTCTCTCGTCACAAACATCAACTTTGGATAGCCCCCGCAACGATTGCAAGTTTGCAAGGTGTACAAATATACGAAAAggactacaaaaaaaaaaaaaaaaaaaaaaaaaaaaagagaaaaggcaGACAAACAGAGAACTGAAAAAAGTGGAGataactgaaaaaaaaaaaaaaaaaaggcacggTTGCTTAAGTTAACAAGTTTCCCCGACGCTAAATCCCTAAACAGGCGATCATGTCTGTCATGTAACGTTTAGTAATATTAACACTAATATCGGTGCAGCCGTGTACAGTATGTATAGACCCTCTGCTGGGAAAAGACGCTTCACTCCTCATTCAAATAAAACAGTTTCTTGTAATGTATGGGGTTGTGTTTTAGCAGGATTCCCAACgctcttctcttttcctggAGCATTGAGATACCGATCTCCACAATCCCCTTATCTTCAAGCATGCTCCCGTCTGGGTCTCTTCCTCTTGGAATGAAAATGTACTTTCAGGGTATGACAAACATAAAGGGAGCACTGGTGAAGGCTACTCAAAATgatgggaaagaaaagagtgaAAGAAGTAAACAATGTCGAATGTTAATCGTTGAGTAAAACTCTTCTTCGAACGGACAGGGGAGGTACTGTTTgcccttttcttcttgtatacgccagaggggggaaaaaaaaaggcagctTTACgaggattttttctttttaacatgGGCAAGTTTTTGGTGGACGTAAAAGgggagagcaaaaaaaagaaaagggttatttcctttttattattttttattcttgcGGTACGTAATGTGAGTTTTGTTGGGGGCGGCTAGGCTCGGTTGACACTGTGTTCAGTTCGGTTAAACTCCGTttgtaaatgttttttttttccccccccaaccCATCCACattgcaatattttttttttttttcattgcccCTGCGTCCTTTTTGGTTAGCCGAATTAATCttgagaaggggaaaaaaataaaaagggggaaaagggaaaaaaaggcgaaataAGGCAAgggtgtttttttctttttatttttattttttcttcctttcttcctttttttctttttcttttttttttttttttttttctcccgttTGTGCCCTTGTACAGAGAACAAAAGTACAATGGAAGGGGGCAAAGGCACAATTGTTCTGGAATGACAGTGAAGGTAGAGCAATGTTCACCAATTTGAGATTCCTCCCTTTGTCATTTAAACGTTTGGGGTGAACATTGAGTCCAGTAGGCACGGGAATGGGGAGAAGCCCCCCAAATGTTTGACCAGATCGGCGATGAAACAATTGTGCACATATTTTGTGCCTGCACGAAATTGCAAAGGTACGCATGTGGCACTTACCTCTATTTTGTGAAGAACCAGAGAAGTTTTACTAACAATTCCGTGGAGGCAAAGGTTTACACGTACGCGTGTGTACatgtttgtatatatatatatatatatatatatatatatatatatatatatatatatatatatttttctgttcatttggCCTTTTTTTGAATCTGAAAGGGGAGCGAGATACAGCCACGCTGACTACGTGACCAACTACCACATTGCAATTGCGCCCATGGTACACATACCcccagaggaagaagaaaaaaaaaaaaaatgtatttctcCCTCGAAGCTGTTGCCAAGTAAAATCCTTTCCTACGTGCAGAAGACTTTTGGACCTCAGTTCATATATCCTTTGGTGTGATGGAGTATAATCCTATCTCTTCAGCCTGTGCGCCGAGActttgaaaaaggaagatttggAGGCTTCCCTTCATTATTTGCTTTGTCATTATTCTTCCCCCATGAGAAAGAACGAGGTGTTCATTCGTGTCGTCACAGGAGGTAGGTGCGCGTGAAGTATACTGCTTTGCGTGTGAGCATGCTTAGAGATATCTAGACATATTACACGCGCACCAACCACGCAAACCAGTGAACCAAAAAGATGCAAAATAACAAGGATTTCATCAAATTGAACAACACCAATAAGACAGAACATGCGACCACCACTGGGGAAAtaaagggagggaaaaagaatcCCCCGATGCCATCTTCCTGTTCTTTTGGCTTTACTCCCACGAAGGAGTTACAAAAAAGTATGGGAAATaaggcgaagaaaaaaaaaaaaaaaaaaaaaaaaattttggagagTGAAGGTAAGAACGATGCGAACAATGGAGATGGTTATGGGAACCATCTAAGTGGTAACAATCTAGATAGAACTGGTGATGACCCTATTATGGGTTCTGAAAAGGGAGATGAGACAATTGAGCAGACTGATTCGCCCAATGACGTAGTGCAAGTAAAGTCACTACGAAAGGAAACCATTTTAAATTacaaggaaagagaagaactACCGCAGAAGAATGAGACCCTACTGCGAGGTAGCAACAGTGGAGAGAAACTCCACATGATACATGGGCAAAATAACCACATGATGAGCAGGTCCCTTGACGGGAGAACTAGCCTACGCAGTAAAGCACGCAGTGATATTAACGGATCAAACAGACGAGACAACAACGAACGTGATGAGGCCATCGTGCCGCACTGCACAACAAAGGAAATCATAGTGGAGGGAGATGTGAGAATAGTGAAAAGTGATATGCGTGCAGGTCGGGTAAGAAATGAGTTGAGCACACTAGAAGGGGGCGAATTGAATCAGCCCGAACTGTGCCCACTGGACTCACCCCAGGCAAACGAACCGTCGGAGCGCTCAAGCAGCAAATCGGAAAAATCGAACAAGACGAATAAGACGAACAAGACGAATAAGACGAACAAGACGAACAAGACGAACAAGACGAACAAGACGAACAAGACGAACAAGACGAACAAGACGAACAAGACGAACAAGACGAACAAGACGAACAAGacgaacaaattgaaaaaagtCGAATTGATGAAAGAACCACCTCCCCAGTATGAAAAGTATAAacggaaaaagagaaaaaaaaaaaataataaaataaggtCCAAGTTATTTAGAAAAAGTGTCCTGTACTCCAATTACCCCGGCCCGGATATTCTCACCGCGCTGAATCAGGCAAAGTTGAATTTAAGTTTTTATCAGCGGGAGGTCGACGATTTTTTGAGTGTCATTAGGAATTTGCAGGATATGTAAGTGCGTGTatgtgtgtttgtgtgtgcatgtatgtatgtatatatatatatgtatatgtatatatatgtatatatgtatatgcatgtatatatgtatgtatgtgtgggGGGAGAGAGACAAGCGATGGTCTCTCCGGTGAACATGCGTCAATGAACCAGCCGTTGAGGGAAAAATGGTTCATGTGTCACGTTTGATACTTCTGTATACTCACTTGGTAAGAAGAGGTAAATTGTTCCATGTCTTCATCGTTCgtgtaattctttttttttgtccatccCTCCCCCTGTGTGCAGTGTCCTCATTGAGCGAGAAAAGTACAGCGAGTTGAAGGAGATGCTCAAGTACACGACGGAGGaaatcgaaaaggaaaatgcaaGACTCTATCAGGAAATTtattcatataaaaaaaaatacaacaagcTCAGGAGGGTCATATCGAATATCGGTTATGGTATTTTCTTTAATCTACATAGTAGGGAAATGTCTACATGTACCGGTGGAGATAATATGGATTTGGAGGAAGGTTATGATGAGGAAGGTCGTGAAGAATACAGTGCACAGGTGAACGAATACGACTATGTCATGGTGAATGAAACGGCGTGCTCGGCGAACGGTGGGAGCGCTAAAGGTAAATGCGCCAGGAGGGGGAGGAGCGGCAACACCTCCTCACTCTTGAAATACCTCGATTTTTGAGCCAACAGATGAGTGTTCGCGTTGGATTTGTCCACACGGTTAGAAAGTTGGGCAGGCGCTTACCTACCGTTTTTTCCTCCGCCCCCTCCTTTTGTTTCTGaacctttgtttttttttttttttttttttttttttttttttcgtgtttttttttcccccattttgaAACTGTCTATCTTGCCGGTGTAGCGAATGCTCTCCAtttgataaatttttttttttttttttttttttttgtcatttgaAAGCGCCACCTTGGCATATGGCATCGTAAAGTGTTTCTAATGCGAAATGTTTGTGGCTGGTTATCTAACCGGTGGGCAATCTGCCTATTCGGCTATCTACCTTCTGTAGACGTGATCCTGTTTACACGTACTGATCATCCAGGTGGGAGTACAAAATGCCTTGTAATTTTTGAAGGTAGAAATTTTTATACTTGGGTGGTGCGGCCAGCAACGGTTCGATGTCATGTTGAATTTTCTTAAAGAGctggctagccaaaatgataTCTTGGTTCCCATATAGGTCTTTCTTGCTGAAGAGGAGTcgctccttccttcttctgaaAAAGTAATTCACACTGATGTTTAGCTTAGCAGAGGAGCAAGTGTGCCAATCAAACGCTCGTCCTTCTTTTACGTCTCCGTCAGAATTTGCGTGATGCTCATGTTGAGCGCTCCGCTTTGAATGAGGCAACCCCCCTTCCTGTTGATCCTTATAAATGCTTGCAGGGGGGCTCTGTCCTTGGTTCACTCCGTTCAGGGGGGATGCAACATCAATGTTCCTCCCCTCTATATCGCTAATAGGAATGCCAAAGTGATGttccaaaaaattttgataattttctaAATGACTGTAGTGTTGTATCAATTCTTCCTTAGTTATATCGCTCCGTGTGCTTGAAGACGCTTCGTTCGAGTTGTCTCGAAAAGAGATGTTGTTCCATTGGGGGTGTAACTTAATTCTGGGTCTGTTCTGTTTTTCATGGTGATATCTCCCCACGCTATATGTATACCTTCCTCTCTTTAGATGCGTAAAGGGGTTCAAAATTTTTCGGCACTTTGAATGGAATTTCCACGCCCATTTGTTCTGATCAGCAAATTGTGCAGACTCGTCCTCCGCGTCGACGCGCAAATACTGATGGTACGATTTGTACTTCCTCTTCACGTAGGTATGTGCCGGCATGTTATAAACATAGTGCAGCCACAGAGAGGGGATGAAAAGAATGTCACCTTGGTAGAGATCCGCCACCAGGGCATATTTGCACAGTACTTTCTTCACAAGCTTTTCCCgtttattcaattttttcttttccatcaaAATGTGGAACAGATTGTaaggtgaagaagaattcacgattttaaaatattttataaattttggGGGAAttagtaaaattttttttcttccttttacttGAATTAAGAAATTGTCTGGGATATCGTAGTGGAGCCAAATGAAGATATTCGTTTGGCCTATTCT
Proteins encoded:
- a CDS encoding RNA-binding protein, putative; the protein is MEGHRRFHMQDNYDMSMNRNCEPNGSYFEGMGGMQNGLYYNTYEDDQRGNFSMGREGNVYMGNKRGMMGDGGLQGGRGMQSDSTSPDVIYNRNFNINSSQNYNTGGYHPSYNSDYSGMNYQMMNTSGSANYAGSMMNMSSPNPYPNDEYVLNRKAAKILYIHNITSRLADENFIYSLCSVYGNVESVSYMKGKNLFIVKFECSDSALSAYKYLPTHFKSIHLELRNESRKISYFNEKANSNKYISPNISEKKFLSLSIEKREHIMSIKQKELLRKCKEKLNQYINMFNNKNITEGTKEKLKCLIDHLKTRIEALNNECSGGKLLGGNSSSGTPFNNYDTGALGIVRGRELSGGSLNRKNNPIGGGGGGGGGAKSIRGITGSMDPMNSSSTTIKINYMSNMKNNEQLGNYIAQNNSIFLNEHICYFSLFSFGERYAIIKYNNENIARNVFKNCKMYNINVEFVQDDADGYMAS
- a CDS encoding JmjC domain-containing protein, putative, with the translated sequence MKGQMPVDFNDYCQLIKKKVKRISPDEVETAELFEKLITKYNIKKVKRVCLPLRNADTHSPSSDSFFNDHYVANKPLIITNLGHKIGNCTKTYSNKNIIEHIGSMKVSIHISSCKFLNNINKNFRYKLSSLSNFIQLIGEEDQKKSRFSLRYDEGGKEVCLLLCKAAEGQHNLPAHHSTVESTIPGTDNQIDDNEKERVEGEKRYYYYRSLGTNQFKDVSNIKKMNHFIRDSFFLPAQIYPPHEQFEFFSSILRIGQTNIFIWLHYDIPDNFLIQVKGRKKILLIPPKFIKYFKIVNSSSPYNLFHILMEKKKLNKREKLVKKVLCKYALVADLYQGDILFIPSLWLHYVYNMPAHTYVKRKYKSYHQYLRVDAEDESAQFADQNKWAWKFHSKCRKILNPFTHLKRGRYTYSVGRYHHEKQNRPRIKLHPQWNNISFRDNSNEASSSTRSDITKEELIQHYSHLENYQNFLEHHFGIPISDIEGRNIDVASPLNGVNQGQSPPASIYKDQQEGGLPHSKRSAQHEHHANSDGDVKEGRAFDWHTCSSAKLNISVNYFFRRRKERLLFSKKDLYGNQDIILASQLFKKIQHDIEPLLAAPPKYKNFYLQKLQGILYSHLDDQYV